A genomic window from Salvia miltiorrhiza cultivar Shanhuang (shh) chromosome 5, IMPLAD_Smil_shh, whole genome shotgun sequence includes:
- the LOC130984990 gene encoding trihelix transcription factor GTL2 — translation MFDGSEQFHQFIASSRASLPISLPFPTLPSFDPYAPPLHHPSSAKKYPLISTNLALESDPSTADPWSHDELLALLKLRSTMEIWFPDFTWEHVSRKLGELGFKRSGEECKEKFEEESCRHFAASKSYRILSELDEFYPQVPARQGQEDEAETSKNDEDVVILRNPEAEAAAEEAEEKGDKSRSKRKRRDKLEATFKGFCEAVVSKMMAKQEELHRRLMDDVVRREEEKIAREEAWRGREAERARRELEARSKEQKTAAERQATIIDFLKHFSGSSSASRSPELVDASNSNVSNSSASFHPAAPPSPSSGAGGAGRRWPRDEVQALIKLRCKAGGGGGGEEEGGKGPLWERISKGMMEMGYKRSAKRCKEKWENINKYFRKTRDSSKKRSVNSRTCPYFHQLSCLYSDGTIVAPNRSDAEMN, via the exons ATGTTCGATGGGAGCGAGCAGTTCCACCAATTCATAGCTTCGTCGAGAGCTTCACTACCCATCTCTCTTCCCTTCCCCACTCTCCCCTCCTTCGACCCCTACGCGCCGCCGCTGCACCACCCTTCCTCCGCCAAGAAGTACCCCTTAATCTCCACCAATCTCGCCCTCGAGAGCGACCCCTCCACCGCCGATCCATGGTCCCACGACGAGCTCCTCGCGCTGCTCAAACTCAGATCCACCATGGAGATTTGGTTCCCGGACTTCACCTGGGAGCACGTCTCAAG GAAGCTCGGGGAGCTGGGGTTCAAGAGGAGCGGAGAGGAGTGCAAGGAGAAGTTCGAGGAGGAGAGCTGCCGGCACTTCGCCGCCAGCAAGAGCTACCGAATCTTGAGCGAGCTCGACGAGTTCTATCCTCAGGTCCCCGCTCGTCAGGGCCAGGAAGACGAGGCCGAGACGAGCAAGAACGACGAGGATGTCGTAATTTTGAGAAACCCAGAAGCGGAAGCCGCAGCGGAAGAGGCAGAAGAGAAAGGAg acaaaagcAGATCAAAGAGGAAGAGAAGAGACAAGCTGGAGGCGACGTTCAAGGGTTTCTGCGAGGCCGTGGTGAGCAAGATGATGGCGAAGCAGGAGGAGCTCCACCGCAGGCTCATGGACGACGTCGTGCGGCGCGAGGAGGAGAAGATCGCGAGGGAGGAGGCGTGGCGGGGCCGGGAGGCGGAGCGGGCGCGGCGCGAGCTCGAGGCGAGGAGCAAGGAGCAGAAGACGGCGGCCGAGAGGCAGGCCACCATCATCGACTTCTTGAAGCACTTCAGCGGGAGCAGCAGTGCTTCAAGAAGCCCCGAGCTGGTCGACGCCTCGAATTCGAACGTGTCGAACTCGTCGGCGTCGTTCCACCCGGCGGCGCCCCCGAGCCCGAGCTCGGGGGCGGGGGGGGCGGGGAGGAGGTGGCCGAGGGACGAGGTGCAGGCGCTGATAAAGCTGCGGTGCAAGGCGGGGGGCGGGGGAGGGGGGGAGGAGGAGGGGGGGAAGGGGCCGCTGTGGGAGAGGATATCGAAGGGGATGATGGAGATGGGATACAAGAGGAGTGCGAAGAGGTGTAAGGAGAAATGGGAGAATATAAACAAGTATTTTAGGAAGACGAGAGATAGCAGCAAGAAGAGGTCTGTGAATTCGAGGACTTGCCCTTACTTCCATCAGCTCAGCTGTTTGTACAGCGACGGTACAATTGTGGCCCCAAACCGCAGCGATGCAGAGATGAATTAA